A genomic window from Verrucomicrobiales bacterium includes:
- the ssb gene encoding single-stranded DNA-binding protein: MANFNKVIIAGNLTRDPELRYTPKGTATARIGMAINRSWKAETGETREEVTFVDVDVFGRQAEVIAQYVRKGRPLLVEGRLKLDQWEDKTTHQKQSKLKVILESFSFLDSNRGSEGGGAPGGGAGDMPREMARPRSTAPAAAAPVASAPMGDADQPPSEEDDVPF, translated from the coding sequence ATGGCCAATTTCAACAAAGTGATTATCGCAGGGAACCTGACCCGGGACCCTGAGCTTCGCTACACTCCGAAGGGCACCGCGACGGCGCGGATCGGAATGGCCATCAACCGCAGTTGGAAGGCGGAGACCGGCGAAACCCGCGAAGAGGTGACCTTCGTGGACGTGGATGTCTTCGGGCGTCAAGCGGAGGTCATCGCCCAGTATGTGCGCAAGGGCCGTCCGCTGCTCGTGGAAGGACGTTTGAAGCTGGACCAATGGGAAGACAAGACGACTCACCAGAAGCAAAGCAAGCTGAAGGTGATTCTCGAAAGCTTTAGCTTCCTGGACAGCAACCGCGGTTCTGAAGGGGGAGGTGCCCCTGGTGGTGGTGCCGGCGATATGCCCCGTGAGATGGCCCGGCCGAGATCCACAGCGCCGGCCGCAGCCGCCCCGGTCGCCAGCGCCCCGATGGGTGATGCCGACCAACCTCCTTCCGAGGAGGATGATGTTCCCTTTTGA
- the trxA gene encoding thioredoxin, protein MAAANVLTFTSANFKQEVLSSSTPVFVDFWAEWCGPCKMLAPTIDELAGDYAGRVKFGKVNIDNDQDLAVQYNIQSIPTVLLFRDGQIAGQIVGSGPKKKFKDAIDKVAV, encoded by the coding sequence ATGGCCGCAGCCAACGTACTGACTTTCACCTCCGCCAATTTTAAACAAGAGGTTTTGAGCTCGAGCACCCCGGTTTTTGTAGATTTTTGGGCCGAGTGGTGCGGACCGTGCAAGATGCTCGCCCCAACGATCGATGAACTTGCCGGGGACTACGCCGGCCGAGTGAAGTTCGGCAAGGTCAACATCGATAACGACCAAGACTTGGCCGTTCAATACAACATTCAGTCCATTCCGACCGTGTTGCTCTTCCGCGATGGCCAGATTGCCGGCCAGATTGTGGGCAGCGGCCCCAAGAAGAAATTCAAAGACGCGATCGACAAGGTCGCGGTCTAG
- a CDS encoding M28 family peptidase gives MSPLSNRLIFLSAALAFSMCVSTSAAPSELESTFLSQTRQLLFEGRRSGEGYFSPDGTQLVFQSEREPANPFYQIYVLDLRSGDTHRVSPGVGKTTCAFFRPGTDQVLFASTHADPDAVKKQQEELEFRASGKTRRYSWDYDAQMDIYLADRQGGGLRRLTDSQGYDAEGAVSPDGQWVVFCSLRDAYPADRLSAEDRQRLAQDPSWFGEIYLMRIDGSEVRRLTRQPGYDGGPFFSPDGQRIIWRRFDSTGVNADVFTMKLDGTDVRRLTDFGAMSWAPYFHPSGRYAIFTANKLGFENFELFLVDSEGEREPVRVTFSEGFDGLPVFSPNGRQLCWTSNRTPEKQSQLFLAQWNHDAALEALAKAPRRHSPTGTSPAAGLGAAHVHPPEAKLAGDRELSPEIRLSDLRQHVDFLASDRLAGRLTGSEGARLAADYLSRLLQKASLTGTDGGTNCFQPFEFTASSQVVTGETRMTWTSSEGAQRTYAVEQDFRPLSFTANGAVEGEVVFAGYGLVVPGKPGVGYDSYAGLDVSNKVVLVLRYVPEEVEPKRRQELNRYAGLRYKAMMAREHGARALLVVSGPNSPHPEDLISLSSDGSLSGSGIVAMSVKASVVAPWFAAEGKDLKELQTGFDTENPHAEGGFRLSKAKLSLAAAVRQIKQTDRNVVAILPPSTGVSEYVMVGAHYDHLGHGDGNSLHHKGEENQIHSGADDNASGVAAVLELASSIAAATAARAGEPRRGLMVAFWSGEEMGLLGSSYFAEHPPLGLRNIAAYVNFDMVGRLRENRLSLQGIGSSTGWRRLIEKRNVAAGFNLNLQEDPYLPTDVTAFYPKGIPVLNFFTGSHEDYHRPTDKPETLNYEGLERITQFASRLVKDLLQPGETIGYVKVARAATEGGSRDNLRAYLGTIPDYATEVSGVKLSGVRGGSPADKAGLKGGDVITQFAGQKIANIYDYTYALDAVKIGQPVVVVVQRGAESLTLTVTPEARK, from the coding sequence ATGTCGCCACTCTCGAACCGCCTGATCTTCCTCAGCGCTGCCCTGGCATTTTCAATGTGTGTATCGACCAGTGCCGCCCCTTCTGAACTGGAATCCACTTTTTTGAGCCAGACTCGGCAGCTGCTTTTCGAGGGCCGAAGAAGTGGCGAAGGATACTTCTCTCCCGACGGCACCCAGCTGGTTTTTCAGAGTGAGCGGGAGCCCGCCAATCCATTTTATCAGATCTACGTGCTGGATCTCCGGAGCGGTGACACTCATCGGGTTTCTCCCGGCGTGGGTAAAACCACCTGCGCTTTCTTTCGTCCCGGCACCGACCAGGTGCTCTTCGCCTCCACGCACGCCGATCCCGACGCGGTCAAGAAGCAGCAGGAGGAACTCGAGTTTCGGGCCAGCGGCAAGACCCGTCGTTATTCGTGGGATTACGATGCTCAGATGGACATATACCTGGCGGATCGCCAGGGCGGGGGACTGCGCCGGCTGACGGACTCTCAGGGCTACGATGCCGAAGGCGCGGTTTCACCCGATGGACAATGGGTGGTGTTTTGCTCCTTGCGCGACGCTTATCCCGCCGACCGACTGTCGGCCGAGGATCGCCAGCGTCTGGCGCAGGACCCGTCCTGGTTTGGTGAAATCTACCTCATGAGGATCGATGGATCCGAGGTGAGGCGGCTCACCCGCCAGCCCGGGTATGACGGTGGGCCGTTTTTCTCCCCCGACGGACAACGCATCATCTGGCGTCGATTCGATTCCACGGGGGTGAACGCTGATGTTTTTACGATGAAGTTGGACGGCACGGACGTGCGGCGGTTGACCGATTTTGGAGCGATGTCCTGGGCTCCGTATTTTCATCCCTCGGGTCGCTACGCGATCTTTACTGCCAACAAGCTCGGCTTTGAGAACTTTGAGCTCTTCCTCGTGGACAGCGAGGGCGAGCGCGAACCCGTGCGGGTGACATTCTCGGAGGGCTTTGACGGGCTGCCCGTTTTCTCTCCCAATGGCCGCCAGCTGTGTTGGACCTCCAATCGGACGCCCGAAAAGCAGTCTCAGCTTTTCCTTGCCCAGTGGAATCACGATGCCGCTTTGGAAGCGCTCGCTAAGGCCCCGCGGCGCCATTCCCCAACGGGAACCTCCCCAGCCGCCGGCCTGGGTGCGGCTCATGTTCATCCTCCCGAAGCGAAGTTGGCGGGCGACCGTGAGCTGAGCCCGGAGATCCGCCTGTCCGATCTCCGGCAACATGTGGACTTCCTGGCGTCCGATCGTTTGGCGGGCCGCTTGACCGGATCCGAAGGCGCGAGGTTGGCCGCCGACTATCTGAGCCGCTTGCTCCAAAAGGCTTCCTTGACTGGGACCGACGGCGGCACCAACTGCTTTCAGCCCTTCGAATTCACCGCCAGCAGTCAGGTGGTCACCGGTGAGACACGGATGACCTGGACGAGTTCTGAGGGGGCCCAGCGGACCTACGCGGTGGAACAGGACTTTAGGCCGCTGAGTTTCACGGCCAACGGCGCGGTGGAAGGAGAGGTGGTGTTCGCTGGATATGGGTTGGTGGTGCCTGGTAAGCCAGGGGTGGGGTATGATTCCTATGCGGGCTTGGACGTGTCGAATAAGGTGGTTTTGGTGCTGAGGTATGTGCCTGAGGAGGTGGAGCCCAAGCGCCGCCAGGAGCTGAACCGTTACGCAGGTCTGCGCTACAAGGCGATGATGGCACGGGAGCACGGAGCCCGCGCTTTGCTGGTGGTCAGCGGTCCCAATTCGCCTCATCCGGAAGATCTGATCTCGCTGTCCTCCGATGGCAGCCTCTCGGGCTCCGGCATTGTGGCCATGTCCGTCAAGGCATCGGTCGTGGCGCCTTGGTTTGCTGCCGAGGGCAAGGACTTGAAGGAACTGCAAACCGGTTTCGATACCGAAAATCCTCATGCCGAGGGCGGTTTCCGGCTTTCGAAGGCCAAGCTATCCCTGGCCGCCGCGGTTCGACAGATCAAGCAGACGGACCGAAATGTCGTGGCGATCCTGCCTCCCAGCACCGGAGTGTCGGAGTATGTAATGGTGGGAGCCCACTATGATCATCTAGGCCATGGGGATGGCAACTCACTCCACCACAAAGGCGAGGAGAACCAGATTCATTCGGGTGCCGACGACAATGCCTCGGGCGTTGCCGCAGTGCTGGAGTTGGCTTCATCGATTGCCGCGGCCACAGCGGCCCGGGCCGGCGAGCCTCGACGTGGTCTCATGGTGGCATTCTGGTCGGGTGAGGAAATGGGACTGCTCGGCAGTTCCTATTTCGCGGAGCATCCGCCTCTCGGGTTGAGAAACATCGCTGCCTACGTCAATTTTGACATGGTCGGAAGGCTTCGGGAGAACCGATTGAGTTTACAGGGCATCGGGTCCTCCACCGGATGGCGACGTTTGATCGAAAAACGAAACGTGGCCGCGGGATTCAATCTCAATCTTCAGGAGGACCCGTATCTACCTACCGATGTGACGGCGTTTTACCCCAAGGGCATTCCGGTGCTCAACTTCTTCACTGGCAGCCATGAGGACTACCATCGACCCACCGACAAGCCGGAAACCTTGAACTACGAGGGTTTGGAACGCATCACTCAGTTTGCCTCGCGGTTGGTGAAGGACCTCCTGCAGCCTGGAGAAACGATCGGTTATGTGAAGGTCGCGCGGGCCGCCACCGAGGGTGGAAGCCGGGACAATCTGCGGGCCTACCTGGGGACCATCCCTGACTATGCGACCGAGGTCAGCGGAGTGAAGTTAAGCGGCGTGCGTGGCGGAAGCCCGGCTGACAAAGCTGGTTTGAAGGGGGGAGACGTCATCACGCAGTTTGCGGGACAAAAAATCGCCAATATCTACGACTACACCTACGCGCTCGACGCCGTTAAGATCGGCCAGCCGGTGGTGGTGGTCGTGCAGCGGGGGGCCGAAAGCCTGACGCTGACGGTGACTCCGGAAGCCCGCAAGTGA
- a CDS encoding RNA-binding protein, translating into MNESRLFVGNLSYQTTDNDLQDYFAAAGVVTSVNVVMDKLTGRSRGFAFIEFGSAEDANKAVEMFHQKEFQGRVLTVNVARPREERPPGGGGGGGFRGGGDRGGRGGGGDRPDRGGRGGDRGGGDRGDRGDRGDRGERRYRG; encoded by the coding sequence ATGAACGAATCGAGACTGTTTGTCGGCAATCTCTCGTACCAGACAACGGACAACGACCTCCAGGATTACTTCGCCGCCGCAGGGGTTGTGACTTCCGTTAACGTCGTGATGGACAAGCTCACCGGGCGCTCTCGCGGGTTTGCATTCATCGAATTCGGCTCGGCCGAAGACGCGAACAAGGCCGTGGAGATGTTTCACCAGAAGGAGTTCCAAGGCCGGGTTCTGACCGTCAACGTGGCTCGACCACGCGAAGAACGTCCTCCCGGCGGCGGGGGTGGCGGTGGCTTCCGCGGCGGCGGTGACCGGGGCGGACGCGGCGGCGGTGGAGACCGCCCAGATCGCGGCGGTCGCGGTGGTGACCGGGGCGGCGGGGATCGCGGAGACCGTGGCGATCGGGGAGATCGCGGCGAGCGGCGATACCGCGGTTGA
- a CDS encoding 50S ribosomal protein L9, producing the protein MAKVEVILVENVIGLGAESDQVKVASGYARNFLLPNRLAIPVTSANKRRLEVLRQRRAEREAHEFNAMTELAKSLSKLTAVLSVKTGDDGKMFGSVTAGTIADQLKNQFDIALDKKKIHLAEPIRSLGDHEVELKLHAEVKTTLKVKVQSLTPPPAATTEDAAGKDKQGEAGGDRRTEKRGRKPAEGKKPEAKA; encoded by the coding sequence ATGGCAAAAGTTGAAGTGATCCTGGTTGAAAATGTAATCGGCCTCGGAGCGGAATCCGATCAAGTGAAAGTCGCATCCGGTTACGCACGCAATTTCCTGCTTCCCAACCGGCTCGCGATCCCGGTGACGTCGGCCAACAAGCGCCGGCTCGAAGTTCTCCGCCAACGGCGCGCGGAACGCGAAGCCCACGAGTTCAATGCGATGACGGAATTGGCCAAGAGCCTATCCAAGCTCACCGCTGTCCTCAGTGTGAAAACCGGGGATGACGGAAAGATGTTCGGATCCGTTACGGCGGGCACCATCGCCGACCAACTCAAAAACCAGTTCGATATCGCCCTCGATAAGAAAAAGATCCACCTCGCAGAACCCATCCGCAGTTTGGGTGATCATGAGGTCGAACTGAAGCTCCACGCTGAGGTCAAAACCACTCTCAAAGTGAAAGTCCAAAGCCTCACACCTCCGCCGGCCGCGACAACCGAAGACGCTGCTGGTAAGGACAAGCAGGGAGAAGCGGGCGGAGATCGCCGCACTGAAAAGCGCGGCCGCAAGCCCGCTGAAGGCAAAAAGCCCGAAGCCAAAGCGTAA
- a CDS encoding type II secretion system F family protein, producing the protein MILTPRQLVQKADFYRQLGQMTEVGLTLQLALETALKHAQSGQMKRALTRVIESIHQGSSFGEALLAQGRWMPAFDIALLGAGEQSGRLPACFLKLAGYYDDRARLLRRVLASLAYPIFLVHIAALVFPIGALQNLVTQGAIGYFLLTKILILGPIYLTAGAIAYYSQSDRSEFVRRLLDRVLDLTPVVGSSRRSMALSRFCLALEALINAGVETIHAFELSAVASGSFRLQNASRDFRSQLESGVPPSQMLDQAGIFPTEFLQQYHSAELSGKIDETLVRMHKYYEDQGARQSHLAVVLGGGIIFGVVIITIAWQVIQFWLGYFNQINQVIP; encoded by the coding sequence ATGATCCTCACGCCTCGACAGCTGGTCCAAAAAGCCGACTTTTACCGTCAGCTCGGTCAGATGACAGAGGTAGGACTGACGCTGCAGCTGGCGTTGGAGACTGCCCTTAAGCACGCCCAATCCGGCCAGATGAAGCGGGCTCTTACCCGCGTAATCGAATCGATCCATCAAGGCTCCAGCTTCGGCGAGGCCTTGTTAGCCCAGGGCCGGTGGATGCCCGCCTTCGACATTGCCTTGCTGGGTGCCGGAGAGCAAAGCGGCCGGTTGCCTGCGTGTTTTCTCAAGCTCGCCGGCTACTACGATGACCGCGCACGGCTTCTCCGTCGCGTGCTGGCTTCCCTCGCCTACCCTATCTTCCTCGTCCACATCGCCGCCTTGGTCTTTCCGATCGGCGCGCTCCAAAACCTTGTGACGCAGGGAGCCATCGGATATTTCCTACTGACCAAGATTCTCATCCTCGGCCCGATCTACCTCACCGCCGGAGCCATCGCCTACTACTCTCAAAGCGACCGCAGTGAGTTCGTTCGCCGACTGCTCGACCGGGTGCTCGACCTAACTCCGGTCGTCGGCTCGTCCCGCCGCAGCATGGCCCTCTCCCGCTTCTGCCTCGCGCTGGAGGCTCTGATTAATGCCGGCGTGGAAACCATCCACGCCTTCGAGCTTTCCGCCGTGGCCAGCGGGTCCTTCCGCCTTCAGAACGCCTCGCGCGATTTCCGCTCGCAGCTGGAGTCAGGCGTGCCGCCGTCGCAAATGCTGGATCAAGCCGGCATCTTCCCTACTGAGTTCCTCCAGCAGTATCATTCCGCCGAACTGAGCGGTAAGATCGATGAAACCCTGGTGCGCATGCACAAGTATTATGAAGACCAGGGAGCCCGCCAGTCCCACCTGGCGGTTGTGCTCGGCGGAGGCATCATCTTTGGGGTAGTGATCATCACCATCGCGTGGCAGGTCATCCAGTTCTGGCTGGGGTATTTCAATCAGATCAACCAGGTCATCCCCTAG